In Tripterygium wilfordii isolate XIE 37 chromosome 17, ASM1340144v1, whole genome shotgun sequence, the genomic window GTGTAAGGTGTCTCGCCCAATGCCcatgtattgtgataatcaagcagccATTTATATTGCTAATAATCCCGTTTTTCATGAACGtaccaaacatattgaagtgGATTGTCACTTCATCCGAGATCTGTTGTTGAGAGGAGATATATGTACACCTTATGTCTCCTCCACTTCTCAGTTAGGAGATTTCTTCACAAAACCTTTGTTTCCTTCTATGTTTCATAAGTTCTGTACCAAGCTGAGCATGTTCAATATGTatgctccagcttgaggggggaTGTTAAATATTGTAAGGGTAATTTAGTCTTTGTCTGGGTATGTGTTGACTTATCAAGGGTTGGTGTAACAGAAGAAAAGTAGATAAGAAAATACGAaaagctctctctcttctctgtgttcatcttcttctcccttttttatcaatttcatccttttgattcattaagtgttaggaataacaagaATTCCTAGTAAAAGTACTTTCGATATAACGAGGAATGGAGTATTGAAAAGGTTTGGGAAATGCATATAATTGGGATTAACATGGCAAAGGAATTGGGTAGGATTGGTGATGGTGAAATTAGATGCCCTAGGGttctttagtttagttttttacttattattttcttgttattttgtttatttgaatCTCAGTTATTTGATTGTTTCAAATAGTATTTAGGATTAGTCAAAATCGGTACTTAGCAATTTTAATCAATCCTCGTGGGTTCGACACTCACTCATCATTCCATTCCTTAAGCAATTCATACACTTGTGAATTTGCACAACAAAGATTATGAACATGAAAAAGGTTATGAACTGTGTGAAAAAGTACATTACCGAAACCAGCAAAAAAGGCCCAATTAGATTCAAAGAAGTCCAGCCTTTTGTCCAATGCCACTTCAGATAAATTCCATTTGTACCTAGGATGTTAAAATGCAAATTAGCAATTATCTAGCTGAAGGTGAATGCGACAAGAAAAGGAATAGAAATCAACCACCTACTCAAAACAATAGTAGGCATACATCCAGGAAAGAAGTAAGAAACGGAGTGATTTTCCAATATAGGGCATAAACCCAATAGCATAGACCTGCATATGGTTAACAAATGCTATCAAGGGCGCccacaaaaatataataatgtCTAACAAACCAGAGACATATATTGTAAAATACTCAAATGAACAGCAATAATGGCCAAAGAATGCGTTCCAAGATAAATAGTATATAAAGTTTAGATAGTAAAAGGCAAACTTTATAGATAATATAAAGTTCCATAATTCACCTCCAGGAAGAAGGTCGTCAGAAGAAGTATGGAATACACCTGTTCTCCAAATCCAATCATGACACTGCAAAAAGATCAttctcacacacattttatGCACCTATCTGATACATGAGCATTTATTGAAAGTAAAATAATTCTTGCAATCAGAAAATTCAAAATACTGATTAAGCTCTGGTTATACCTTCCAAGGTTAAATAGCCTTTCCTTCTTAGCCGTATGTGGTGAGGCAAACATATTGTCTTGGCTTGACGGTTTCGCTGCAGCAAGGCCAGATCCATCCATTGCGGCAAAACCATATTTAGCAATGTCATTATACCTGGATCAAgatatattttcttttagaaCTGCAGACACCAGTGGAGGAACTGAATTGAAGGCCAAACATCAAATGAAACTCAAATAAAAATCAGGGaaactggaaaaaaaatcagttacCTCACATTctgtattattattttattgattatgCAACTAATTAAGGAATTGAACCATGATGCCAAAATAATTTTAGAGTGCATAGTTTATATTCACCAACAAGGTACCACATCAATATGCATTTGAAACTCAGGATACAAAGGTTCAACTTATAGTAGCTCACATAAGTAAGCCAAAGAGGAGAAATTAAAGAAACTAAACAACAATAATAGGAAATAGAATGAGAGAACAATACCACATAGTGCTCAGAATGAAGCTTAGCACATACAAGGGGTAGAACCAACATACCTGCGAGTAACATTGGACAACATGATGAGACTTCAAATAATTACAGAAAATACATTTTGTTATCTACCCTGATTTTGGTGGCGGTAGTTTCGGGGGGAGGGGGACTAAGTTATGAAGAAAACCATTTCAGCCTCCCAGGTTACAGTTTCAAAAACACAAATCATATGCATTGATCCCATCTTCATAAGATAACAATGGTAACAGATCTTCAATGCTATTCCCCTCCCCCAAGAGTGAGGAATCCagaaagagattcaagaacctCACCATCTGTcaactaaaaacaaaaaatcacgAGTGGCAAACCCCCAATAGCCGGAGGATGTCGAGTGCtttctgttttcaattttgtatcAATAAGAAGATAGAGAGAAAACAATTATCTAGAATCTACCTAACTTACCACAGTCTACACTAAAAGCTTAAATTATAACCTCAGAGCTTTGCTCCAATCATACCTAACCATCCATAGACAACCCAAGCACACATGCTAATAATAAACTCCTCTTACATACTTGTTAGCTACAAATACTTTTTATCATTTGCGACTTATAACAGCATTAATAACTCAATAACCCCACATCCAAAATCCAGGAGTCATCTCATACAATGGTGTGAGATACTTCCATAACCAGTAAGACAGTATCATTAAGGGAAAGGGATGACAATTAGATAGAAGCTTCAaggttaattaattaactactaCTGGAATCACATAATTTTGGTATAAAATTTCAAGCCAAATCAATGTTGCATGCAACAAGTTTTTGGAAAAGGTGATAAGGGTTATCATGTTGTCCGAAGACATTAGAACAAACCTCAAAGGAGCATGGAACACCATCTTATGCAAAATATATACCTATGCAAACTACAACAATTGCTCCAAACTGAAACTATGTTAATGAAGTAAAAACAGCACAGGAAACACAAGAACACATCATACTTACGTAAAAGAGTTGTACAAGTCCAAGTCGCAAGAAGTAATAAACTTTTAATATGTTTCCAAATAAGCATATTTGTTGGTCGTCATTTACTGGGCACTTTTCCGGTAATATCCACCATAATGTTGGGAGGACAATGGACTTCATGACAAAGATACTGCACAATAAAAAAGAGTGAAATGAGAATCATGAGAATGTAAGAAAGTACAAACGCAATTATCCTTATCCTTTTCTCCATTCACAACAATCACTTATTCCACATTagaagaaaatcaacaaaatactaAATCATTATTCTGCAAAGACGAATTTCAATAGGCAACAAAGCCATCAGAAAGCAATGCAGTAAATACATTCTTGATGAAATGACAGGACTGATCAGTTGAGAACTAATATAGAAAAATGCAACTTGTCctagaaaaaaataaagtactTATAACTTCTAATTTCATTCATAATCCCTCCTCTAGCCCAATCCTAATCATCGAAGTTTTAATGCCAAGAATTTTTTGTCATACATCCTTAGTCAAAAACTAATTGGAGCCTACCACGTGGATTTCAGCTGCTTCTTTTTCCAACTCATCCATTCTAAAGCTACACTCCGTATTGATTGTTTTGTATGTCTCCTTCTCATTCTCCCATTATGGAAAACATTCACCATCTTCAAATCAAAGCAAAGTGGATTTACTGACTAACACAACCCAACTCTATAGACAAGATGCAATCTAACAGAACCACAACCAAACTAACTGCATGATAATTGAAGGGCTACTGAAGTTTTCCTccacaaaaatccttcaatcATTGGAAAACAAGTTACCATGCATTCTAGCACCACCAATTTGGGATTACAGCGCTGTATTAAAAAAAGCGAGAGAGAATTACCTTCCTAAGAAGATGAAGCCGTTCAACAGAAAACACTGTCCTGTTCGGATTGACAGATTTCTTGACCTGCCAGAGAGAAGGGAAAACAGAAACCCCAGACATAatttcagaaagaaaaaaacttggCTTGTCCGAAACCAAAAGGAAAACAGAATTTCAAACTACAGGCTTAATTCAAACACGGAAGGACAAGATATAACTAAATAATGGAACAAAAACCAAATTCTTGCATTCCCAAGCGTTTTCCAGTCAACCAAACAGAAAGTGACCGAAGGAAGTTATCGATCAATTTGATTTTGCAGAGAGACGGCTAACCTACGGCAGAGAATGAAAACTCTGTGAAGGCAACAcgcttctctaaaaccctcgaGCCACAATAGCGACGCTTGCATCGATTTTGTTCGTAGAATATCGGTTACAGGCATTGCAGAAGTCGTAGCTTCCATGGGGGAGAGAGGGAGGGTTGTTGCTTATTGAGCAGTCTTTGATAAAAAGAGCCGCATCGAAGCAGGCATAAAGCTAATAAGGGACAAGAGCGAGCGGTGATGCGACGTAGGCTAGTATACTCGACTACAAGTTACTGTCATAATAGAAGTTGGATTACCTGGATATAGGACTCCACGTGGCAAAGAAACTCATTAGCatataaatttttgaaaaatgtttcaCACCCATGCGAAAGTGATTCCAAAAGATCCCAATTAATATGGAGTATTGAATATTGAGTGAATCTTACATATGTGTTTTAAATTAatcattattttaatgtcacgtaGATTTGGGGGTCACATTTTGGGATATTGCATGGCCTTGATTTTTATAAGGATGAATTATTCttctttatattttaaaaaaagaatatattttttgttaatcaCCCTTAGCCCTTTGGATCGAGGGGTATCCCGAATTTGACATTCGATGAAATTTTCGAATTTGACATTCCATGACATTTCTTAGCCTAAAATGTGTCTTTTTGAATAGGATTAATTAACAATAGACTctccaaaataaatttttattccaataggtccactctaatttattttaacctagacaaataatttaaaatatccTTAAGGTCTCACCCTTTGTTTCACAATTTTAAGTTAATTAGACGATTATATTCTTATTTTTGTGAGAGGCGCTCACCTTCCCAAGATTCTATGGCAATCCAACAATGATGCATGACATTTGGCCAAAGACGATGAGGTGGATGACGCAAATCATGGTACATGTGGTCATATTTATGTCTTTAATTAACAAGACTACCGCTATCACACCAccacaagagagaaagagagggagagactaTAACTGTACGAAAAATGGAGCTCTATGTTATGATTGTAGACCCGAAGATCTCCAATCAAGATATAACGAATGAGGCCTTCGACAACCTTGTAAAGATCACATTGAGAGCAGTTCGTGAAGCTTACATCGGTATGGTGATGGTTGGGGAAGCTCCAACCATCAATTTAGTTGATGATGATGGAATTTGTAGTGAGAAAAGTAGGAGAATTTAGAGAAAGATAACATAATACCTCCAAACAATTTGATCCTTTAATGTGGCCGGGACCTTAGGTATTTATAGGCTCATCGATCGCATAATGGCACGTGATCAATGAGCTGGCAAACAATGGTGGTGCAGTCCCCGTGAGAACTGGACTGCTGCACGCACTAGAAAGGAACAGACGCAAGAAATACCAACAACTAGCTCCACTTGATCAAGTGAAGGATTAAAACCACTGAGGAATTCTTTACTAAATAAACTTCAATACAACCCACCAAGAACGAAGAACTACAATAGTAAACAGAGCTTTGTCTTTTCCAAAATAATCTGCCTCTCCAGAACCAACAAGAGAACCTAAATACAAGAGAGATGAAGCCAACGGCTATAAACCTAAAGGCAGAAAAGACTAGACTACAGAGCGTACAAAAGGACAAAAGTCTTCAGCTAGAAAACCAGGCTTTAAACATGTTAGTTTGGTTGAGTATTGTCCACGGCACTACTTGGTTGAGTATGAGCCACGTCACTTGTAGCTGCATCAGCTACCTCTCCCGGCAAAGAACTCGACTCTGTCGAGTACGACTGAAGAAATTGTTGAAGTAACTCAGGATAAAAATGGCGCAGGTGCTGGTCTGTGAGCCACACACCATCGGAAATAGGGCGGTTATGAAGTAACACCAAGTAACGCCAATACCCGCCACGATGAGTACTAACAAATTCACGCTTCAAGATGGAATAAGGTGTTGCATCAGAGCTAGCTGGAGAATCGGGTAGAGGGAGAATAGCAGTAGGTAATCGGTTGCGGCCACTGCCAAGAGAAAGAGGCAAGTTTGCGGGGGGGTCCTCATGGCAAGCAGTAAGGTCCGCGACATTGAAATGGGGCTAAAGCGGAACTCCGAAGGCAAGTCAATAAGATAGGCATTTGGACCCAATCGTTTGAGCACCAAAAAAGGACCAGCTCTGCGAGAATGCAGCTTGTGGATCGCACTAGGAGGAAATCGAGCTGGATGGATGTGCACAAAAACCAAGTCTCCTGGTTGAAACTCCACCAGTCGACGATGAGCGTTGGCAGCATTACTATAGGCCTTATTACTGATGGAGAGACGACGCTTGACTTCAGCATGGATTTGATGGATATGAGCAGCAAACTCAAGGGCCTCACCACTAGGTGGTTGGAAGGTAGGTAAGGCCAGCAAATCCACAGGGGTGCGGGGCTTAAGACCTGCAACAATTTCAAATGGAGAGCTCCCAGTAGAGCGGTTAACTGAGTTATTAAACACAAATTCAGCTTGTGCAAGAATTAAATCCCAAGAGGAAACATGGTCTACGACCAAGCAACGTAGTAGGTTACCAACACTACGATTCGTGACCTCCGTTTGGCCATCCGTTtgaggatggaaagcactagagTATTGGAGTTTGGTGCCCAATTTCAGCCAAACGGTCTTCCAAAAATAAGACATGAACTTCACATCCCGATCAGTAGTAATGGATTTAGGCAATCCGTGAAGCGGACCACTTCTTTGAAAAAGAGGGCGGCAACATGCGAAGCATCATACGTCTTTGCACATGGCAAGAAATGTGCCATTTTGGAGAAACGATCAACGACCACCAATATAGAGTCATGGCGCCGCACCTTTCGAGGGAGTCCTAGAATAAAATCCATGAAGATATCATCCCATGGCTGTTGCGGAATAGGTAAGGGAGTGTATAATCCACTGTTGGCCTTAGTCCCCTTTTGCAAGTGACAGACTCGGCATCTTTGTATGAGACGAGAGACGTCACGACGAAGTTGAGACCAAAAGAATCTGTCCTTGACCAGCACAAGTGTTTTGTCACGACCCAAGTGACCAGCTAGTCCACCAGCGTGTAGTTCGGTAATTGCAAACTCACGCAATGAGCCCTGTGGCAAACAGAGACGGTTGTGCAGAAACAAATAGCCATCCtgcaaaagaaaaacagaagacACGGTATCCTGGGATGCCCATTAGAAAGAGATGACCAGATAGAAGAAAAATCCGGATCAGACGCATATTGGTCACGAATTGTCTCAAACCCAATGGAAGCAATAGCAAAAGTAGCTAATAGATGGACACGCCTACTCAAGGCGTCTGCAACTTTATTTTCGAGACCTGATTTATGCttcaaaacaaatgaaaattgttgaagGAAATCCACCCATCATGCTTGCTTTGGACTCAAGGTTTTTTTAGTAGTAACATATTTCAACGAGTCATGGTCAGTGAATAAGATAAATTCCTTGTGCAGTAAGTAGGGTCTCCAATGCCTAAGAGTTTGGACAAGTGTATAAAACTCAAGTTCATAAGTAAAATACCGTTTGCGAGTGTCGGATAATTTTTCACTATAGAAGGCAACGGGATGTCCTTCTTGACTTAGAACGCCACCGATACCCATGATGGAAGCATCACACGCAACTTCAAATACTTTGGCGAAGTCAGGTAAGCGAAGGACCGGGGCACTAGTCAACCGATTCTTGATAAAGGCAAAAGCCTTTGCTGTCGCTGGAGTCCAGTGGAAAACCTTGCCTTTGAGGCAGTCAGTAATGGGGGCAGTGATAGCACTAAAGTCTCGGATGAAACGCCGGTAGAAAGATGCAAGCCCATGGAAGCTTCGTGCCTCTGTGAAGGGAGTAGGGGAAGGCCAAGAGGAGATAGCCTGAGTTTTTGCTGGGTCCACTTCCAGGCCTGCCTGCGAAATAATGAAGCCAAGAAACTCAATTTTAGACTGTAAaaatgaacatttttttttgtgaacaaAAAAAGAGTGAGTGCGCAGAGTTGAGAAAACCAATCGAAGATGGTGAATATGCTCGTCTTTGTTGCGGCTATAGATCAATAAGTCATCAAAATACACCACTAGGAATTTGCCTAAGAAGGGTTGGAAGGTTTGCGTCATGACACGCATGAACGTGCTAGGAGCGTTGGTTAAGCCAAACGACATAACCAACCATTCAAATAACCCATCCTTCGTGCGAAAGGCTGTTTTCCACTCATCGTCGGGATTGatccgaatttgatgataaCCGCTATGAAGGTCCATTTTAGAGAAAACTGAGGCACCAGATAGTTGATCAAGTAGATCATCCAAGTGAGGAATAGGAAATCAATATTTGACGGTAATCCGATTGATGGCCCTGCTATCAACACACAATCGCCATGACTCATCTTTCTTTGGAATAAGTAGAGTCGGTACAGCACAGGGTGAGAGACTTTCCCGGATAAATCCTTTGGATAGGAGTTGAGAGACTTGAGAACGCATCTCAGAATGCTCCCCTGGTGTTAAACGATAAGCGGGAAGCTTAGGCAGTGATGAACCCGGTAGTAAATCAATGGTATGCTGCATCTCACGCAAGGGCGGCAATTGATCTGGTAAATCGTCGTGCATCAAATCTGGAAACTCAGACAGGAGATCAGTGATTGATTCTGCAGGAAGTACATGTGTTGATGCAACCGGTCTAAGTAACAGCATGAACAACATTGGTGTATCAGGAGAAACTTCAGCCAAGCAAGAAAGAGTAAGGACTTCCGAAGATGTTGCCGGTGGGATAGTAAGACATGGTGTGGGTCTAAAAGGATTGAGGGTGAAACGTCTGCCTTTGTAGATGAAAGAGTAAGAATTACGGAACCCATCATACAAAGCTTTGCGATCATAAAGCCATGGCCGACCCAATAATAGTTGGCACACGGACATGGGAACAATATCACACCAAGCTTCATCAATAAAGTGTGTTCCTAAGGAAAAACGAACCCGACACCGAGCTTCTATCGGTTTAGAGGTAGCATCAACCTAGCTGATTCGGTAAGGCCGAGGATGAGGTTCTTTGACAAGGCCCAACTTATCCACGACAGTGCTTGCTATGGCATTCATGCCACTACCATTGTCAATCACGGTATCTACGGCCTTGCTCCCAACTTCAAAACGAGTATGGAAGATGGATGTGCGCAGCCAAGAATCTGCATCCGTAGTAGAAGATTCGCCCATAAGAATGGGTTGGATGATACAGCTAGGCAATTGGGAAGCCTCTAAGGTTTCCTCTTCAGGAATGGATTGTTCCAACTCAGTAGAACTTTCTAGGGAGTAATCGATCGGTGTTGTTGTGTCCCCTTCCCAGAGAAGGCCTGGCTTGGTACTTTTATTGGGATAGACGACAGCATAATGGCCCTTGCCTCCACAGTTAAAACAGTTCACAGCAGTGTTCTCGCCTCCACGGCGGCAATTGTCCATAGGGAAGGACGTAACTGAGGACCTGGATGGTGTTGAGGAACCTGTAAAAGACACAGTGGAGTTAGTGTGAAAATTGGAATGGACATTATTACCTTTGGGATGTGGAATAGAGGCTGATGACGCTGCCAACCACGGGCGCTTTTG contains:
- the LOC119982298 gene encoding protein EI24 homolog isoform X2, yielding MEATTSAMPVTDILRTKSMQASLLWLEGFREACCLHRVFILCRRSRNLSIRTGQCFLLNGFIFLGSIFVMKSIVLPTLWWILPEKCPVNDDQQICLFGNILKVYYFLRLGLVQLFYVCWFYPLYVLSFILSTMWYNDIAKYGFAAMDGSGLAAAKPSSQDNMFASPHTAKKERLFNLGSVMIGFGEQVYSILLLTTFFLEVYAIGFMPYIGKSLRFLLLSWMYKWNLSEVALDKRLDFFESNWAFFAGFGSPYAMPTLFFSPLVSSGMMGILFPLFVLTATSSGAENFISSKRRGPGGARLGRLPIFYAADTLSKRILYLLPLESREQLPDDKTL
- the LOC119982298 gene encoding protein EI24 homolog isoform X1: MEATTSAMPVTDILRTKSMQASLLWLEGFREACCLHRVFILCRRSRNLSIRTGQCFLLNGFIFLGSIFVMKSIVLPTLWWILPEKCPVNDDQQICLFGNILKVYYFLRLGLVQLFYVCWFYPLYVLSFILSTMWYNDIAKYGFAAMDGSGLAAAKPSSQDNMFASPHTAKKERLFNLGSVMIGFGEQVYSILLLTTFFLEVYAIGFMPYIGKSLRFLLLSWMYAYYCFEYKWNLSEVALDKRLDFFESNWAFFAGFGSPYAMPTLFFSPLVSSGMMGILFPLFVLTATSSGAENFISSKRRGPGGARLGRLPIFYAADTLSKRILYLLPLESREQLPDDKTL